The nucleotide window GGTGGAGAACTCTTCGTTGCGGCGGCGATTGAAGTCCTCTTGGAATTCACGGCGTTTACGCTGCAGATCGGAATCCATGTCCTGCAACTGGCGCTGGCGTTTGATGCGCTCGGATTCTGATAATACAGGGGCGTCCTTATCGAGCTTCTGGGCTTGGTTGCGCAGACTATCAGCCAGTTTTTGCAGATCCTGATCGCGCTTTTTGAATTCGGCTTCGATTTTGGCCTGCGCTGCCTTGGCGGGCTTTGAATCGCGCAAAATGCGTTCAGTGCTGACAAAACCAATTTTGGTCGCCTGAGCATAGACCGGAGCGACGAACAGCGTTCCCAGGCCGATGGCAGCAGCCACGGCCAGCGCACGGTGACCCGATACGGCGCGCTGCGCCAAAGTTGAAACATTCAAACCTGAAAGAGCCATGATGACAAAACCACCTGCGAGTGAACGCTGCAATAAAAACGATTATTGTGCCATTAAATTGGCAGAATCAGAAACCCGTGCCAATCTGGAATTGAAACATTTGCTTCTGGTCGCCTTCTTTCGAATTGAGGGGCCGGGCAACCGATAACTGCAAGGGTCCCAATGGAGATTCCCAGGACAGCCCGATACCGGCGGAGTATTTCCAACCGCAGGGATCAGCCACACGATTATCCTGACCTTGCGGGCAACCTGAATTATCCGTGGTGGTGACCTGGCCTACGTCGGAGAACAGGAACCAACGCAGGGTGCGGTCTCTGGAGGCGCCAGGGAAAGGCATGTACAACTGGACATTGCCGACAATGCGCCGTGAGCCCCCCAGGAAGGTATCGGTCAAGGTATCGCGAGGCCCCAGTGAGGCACCTTCGTAGCCGCGCACCGAGCCGATGCCCCCAGCATACATGTTTTTGATCACCGGGAAGGGCTTGCTGTCGCCGCCGTAGGTTTTGGCCCAATCGACCTGACCATTCAGTGCCAGCGTGAAGGCACGCCCCAGCGGCAGGAAATACTGCTGTTGACCGGAGAGCTTGTAGTAGCGCAGGTCCAGCGTGGAAATATCCGCTGCCAGGCGCGTATAGCCACCCTTGTGCGGCGCCATGGCGTTATCGCGGGTGTCCTTGGCCCAGCCTATGCTGAAAATACCCGCATTCGTTGTTTCGCCATATTCGCGGACAAAGTTCTGATACGCCAGCGGGGCGGGGTTGTTATCCAGATTGGTCCCCATCACCATGTCGCGCAGAGAGTTCCGCTCTAGGGTAAATCCGGCGAAGACACGATCAACCTCGGAGATAGGCACCCCGAAGTTAAGCCCTAAACCCATGGATTCATTGGAGTACCAGCCCAAGGAGCCACTGTCCGACACATCGTAAGGTGTCAGTCGACGGTAGTAGATCGAGGTGGTTTTGCTGATGCCGTCCTGCGTCCAATAGGGATTGGTGTGCGAGATGATTGCCGCACGGTTGGTCTTGCTGGTATTGATATTCAATGCCAGGGAGTTGCCACTGCCAAAGGCGTTGTCCTGGCTGATCCCGGCGGACAGCATGAGCTTGTCGGTGGTGCCGTACCCTACCCCCAGGTTAATCATGCCGGTGGGCTTTTCTTTGACATTGATATTGACATCGACCTCGTCGGGCGAGCCCGGAATCGGATCGGTCTTGACGTCCAGTTCGCTGAAATATCCCAGGCGGTCAATGCGCTCCTTTGAAGCCTGGATACTGGAGGAGTCGTACCAGGCGGCTTCTTGCTGGCGCATTTCGCGGCGCACGACTTCGTCGCGCGTGCGGGTATTGCCCCCGACATTGATGCGGCGCACATAAACACGGCGACCGGGATCAACATAAAACGTCAGTTGGGCCACATGGGTGTCGCGATCCAACGAGGGGCTGGGGTTGACGTTGGCAAAGGCATAGCCCAGCGATCCCAGATAATCATTGATGGATTTGGCAACCGCGTTGGTCTTTTCAGCCGAGAAAGTTTCGCCTTCCTTGATGGTCAGCAAGGGCTGCAGATTATCCTGCAGGCCCAGCAAATCGCCGGCCAGATCCACCTGACCCAGCGTATAGGGCTCGCCCTCGTGCAAAGAGAAGGTCAGGTAGATGTGCTTGCGATCCGGGGATATCGTGACCTGGGGCGGCTCCATGGAGAATTCCAGATAGCCGTTGTTCAGGTAGTAGGATCGGATGCGCTCGACGTCGCCTTCGAGTTTTTCGCGAGAATATTTATCGGTACCGGTATACCACGTCATCATGCCGCCGGTGGTGAGCTCCATCTGGTCTTCGAGCGTACCGGCGGAAAAAGCCTTGTTGCCGATAAAGTCGATGCGCTCGATGGTGGCGACCCCGCCTTCGAAGATGTCAAAGCTGACGCCGACGCGATTGCGCGGCAGGGGCGTGATGACTGGGTTGACCTGGACGCCGTATTTGCCCTTGGCCAAGTATTGCTGCTTCAGTTCGAAGACAGCGCGATCCAGCATGGCCTGGTCAAACACGCGCCCCTGACCAAAACCCACCTGTGCCAGGGACTTGGTCAGCGCTTTGGCGTCGAACTCACGCATGCCATTGAAGGTAATGGCAGCGATCGTAGGACGTTCGGCGACCGATACCACCAGCACATTGCCGCGCGCATCGATCTTCACATCACTGAAAAACCCAGTCGAATAGAGCTTCTGGATGGCAGTAGCGGCCTCTGCCTCGGTGAAGGTCTGGCCGACCTTGACGGGCAGGTAAGTGAAAATCGTACCGGGATCAACCCGCTCGACGCCCTGGACCTGGATATCCTGCACGACAAAAGGCGTGAATGCCGCCGCCATGGCAGGGGCCAGCAGCGCCGCCAGCACCATGGGAATGGCACGCTTGATGAGACGAGAGTTCCGAAGAGACGACATCCTGGCAATCCTTTTCAGCCGTAGCAGGGTCAAGAGACAAGTAATGCGCGATTGTAAGTCACAACGCGATCACCTGAAAAGCCGTGAAAAATCATTGAACAAGGCAAGAAACATCAGGGCGAGCACAAGACTCATGCCCAAACGCGTTGCGTGGTCACGCACGTGTTCAGGAACAGGCCTGCCGCCGCGCAGGGCCTCGATCAGGTAGAACAGCAAATGCCCACCATCCAGCATGGGAATCGGCAGCAGATTCAGGACGCCGATGCTGATGCTGATCAGCGCCAAGAAGCGCAAATAGGCCTCCAGGCCGATGCGGGCGGTCTGGCCTGCATATTCGGCAATCGTGACTGGCCCGCTGATATTACGCCATGAGACTGCTCCCATGATCATCTGGCCCATCATGCGCACAGAAAAAAGACTCATGTCCAGCGTATTGCTCAGACCAGTCCACAGGCTATCCAGCGGCCCCAGGCGCACCAGCACCATGGGTCGATAGGCCATGATTTGTGCGCCAATGCGGCCGATGGGCTGATTTGCCTCCAGCACGACGGCGGGGGTGATGGTCAGATCAAAGCGGGCGGATTGCCGCTGAACAGACAAGATGAGCGGCTGCTCTGGATGCTGCTGGATGGTCTGCACCAAGTCCTGCACAGAGGCCTGCGGCTGGCCATCGACCGCCAGAATGATGTCGTCAGGCTGCAGGCCAGCGGCCTGGGCTGCCCCACCGGGGGTCAGCTCGCCCACCTGTGGCTGCGCCGACTGCAGAATCAGGCCGGCCTCGGCCAAAGGATCAATGCCTTCAGAATCGGGCAACTGGCTGCGCAGATTCAGGGTCAGGTGCCGTGTATCCTGGCGCGGCCCCACCAGGGCCAGGTCCACTTGACCGCCTGCGGTGATCGGCCCCAGCAACTGCCAGCGCGCTTGGGGCCAGGATGCCACGGCCTGCCCATCGACGGCGGCCAGCGTATCGCCCGCCTGGATGCCTGCCAAGGCCGCCGGGGTATTGGCCGCCGGCGCGCCCAAGATCGCGAGTGGCTGCTGGGTGCCCCAGAGGTTGAGTACCGTGTAGATCAAGGCGGCCAGCAGCAGATTGGCGATGGGGCCGGCGGCCACGACGGCCACGCGGCGCGACAAAGGTTGGTTGTTGAATGCAGCCCGGCGCATCGCCTCGTCCGCCCCAGCGGGCGCATCATCCAGCATCTTGACGTAGCCGCCCAAGGGAATGGCCGACAAGGCCCACTCGGTGCCATGCCTATCCTGGCGGCGCAACAATACCGGCCCAAAACCAACGGAAAAGCGTAAAACCCGGACGCCGCAGCGCCGCGCCACCCAGTAATGGCCGAATTCATGAAAAGTGACCAGAAGGCCGAGGGCGACAATAAAAGCGGTTAAGGTCAGCAGCATCGTGTATGAATTCAGGCAAACTGGCAGTAGCCTGCCGCCGTGCGCCGGGTACGGGCATCCAGATACAGAACCTCGTCCAGCGATGATGGGATGGAGGAATCCAGGCGCGCGGACTCATTCAGGCAGTGCGCAATAATCTCTGGAATCTGCGTATAGCGGATCTTGCCTTGCAAAAAACCCGCCACGGCGATTTCATTGGCCGCATTCAGGGCAATGCAAGCCCCCTGCCCCTGCTTCAAGGCGTCCAGCGATAGACCCAGACACGGAAAGCGCTGCAAATCCGGGGTTTCAAAATCCAAATGTCCCAGGCGGGTCAGTTCCAGCAGGCCGACTCCGCTGTCAATCCGATCCGGATAGGCCAGACCATAGGCAATGGGGGTGCGCATATCCGGCTGCCCCAGCTGCGCCAAAATGGACCCATCCGTGTATTCGACCATAGAGTGAACGACACTCTGAGGGTGTATGACGACCTGGATGCGTTCCATTGGCATGGCAAACAGCCAGTGCGCCTCGATGACCTCCAGGCCTTTATTCAGCATGGTGGCCGAATCCACCGAAATTTTTCGTCCCATGCGCCAATTGGGATGGGCACAGGCCTGATCGGGCGTCACGTGTTCCAGCTGATCCAGTGCCGTGCGGCGAAACGGCCCGCCCGACGCCGTCAGCAGCAATCGGCGCACCCCGGGGGCGGGCTGGGTCGGCGCATGGGCGCGTTCGGCTGACTGGGGCAGGCATTGGAAAATGGCATTGTGTTCGCTGTCGATCGGCAGCAATTCGGCGCCATGGTTGCGTACCGCCTGCATGAACAGGCCCCCTGCCGCCACCAGGGCTTCTTTGTTGGCCAGCAACACGCGCTTGCCGGCGCGGGCCGCAGCCAGCGCGCCAGGCAGGCCGGCAGCCCCCACAATGGCCGCCATGACCGCCGTGACGTCGGGATCTGCCGCCGTATCCGCCAAGGCCTGCGCCCCCACCCGGATTTCAGGCACGGGTCGGCCAGCGGGCCAGGCGGCGAGAAACCGCTGACGTGCAGCGTCATCGGGCACCACGACCACGCGGGCAGCGTGCCGGACAGCCTGGGCGGCCAGGGTTTCGATGCGGCTATGCGCGGTCAAAGCATGGACCTTCAGGCGCTCTGGATGCCTGGCCACGACATCCAGCGTGCTGACCCCAATGGAGCCTGTCGATCCTAAAATACAGAGGTGTTGCACAGCAGACATGGCTTATCCGAATATCAGCAAAAGAACAGCAGCCGGCGCCACGGGCAAGACGGCATCGATGCGATCGTATACCCCACCGTGCCCAGGCAACAACTGGCTGGAGTCCTTGACCCCGGCACGCCTTTTGAGGAGAGACTCAAAGAGATCACCGATAATGGACCAGGCAGCCAACACCAGGCCGACCACAATCAGGCCCGACCAACCCAGGCGCGGCAGCAGCAAGGCGCCATAGCTATCGGGCCACCAGGCCGCACAGGCCAGCAGCCACAGGGTCGCAAAGATCACCCCGCCCACTGCACCTTCCCAGCTTTTGCCGGGGCTTACCTTAGGAGCAAGCTTATGGCGCCCCAGGCTGCGACCCACGAAATAAGCAGCAATATCCGCACACCAGATCAGCGCCCAGAGGGAAATCAGCGCGGCTGCGCCGTGCTGGACAAATAACCAGGCCAAGGCATACCAAGTGGCCACCAGAGTGACCAGCCCGGCCAGCGCCAAGCCTATAGTAGGGCAATGCGCAGGGACTTGGGCGCGCAGCACCATGAACGGCGCGGCCAGCAGCCAGAACAGCAGTGCCAATGGCAGGATCAAGGTATTGGAAAGGGTCATCAGCCCAGGCTGGCCATCCACCAATAATCGCGATGCGACGCCCAGCACACAAACCACCAGCACGGCGCCTGCATTGCGCGCCAAAGCGTTGGCCCACACCAGACGCCACCATTCCCATAGCGCGCAGCCTGTCATGATGCCCAGCAGCGCCAGCATGGGCCAGGGTGTAGACGCCGTCACGGCGGCAGCGACGATCAGTAAAAGAACGATCGCAGTCAGAATGCGTTGACGCAGCATGTAATCCCCTGTCAAGCCGGGCTGCGCAGCTGTTCGCTGGTGCGCCCGAAACGGCGTTCGCGATCTCGATACCAAGCAAAGGCCTGGTCGATTTCAACTGCGCCGAAGTCCGGCCAAAAACAATCGGTGAAATAGAGTTCGGCGTAAGCCAGTTGCCAGATCAGGAAATTGGAAATGCGCTGTTCGCCACCGGTCCGAATAAAGAGATCCGGCTCTGGGGCGTAGGCCATGGCCAGCCTGGAAGTCAGGGCAGCCTCGTCCAGGTGTTCTGGATGCGCTGATAATTCGGGGTGATCCCTGAGTAATGCCTGAGCAGCCTGGAGAATATCCCAGCGGCCCCCGTAGTTTGCTGCAATGGTCAAGGTCAGCGTGGTTTGCCCGGCAGTCTTGCGCTCGGCCTCGCGGATCAGATCCTGAAGCTTCGCATCAAAGGCACTGAGGTCGCCGACGATGCGCAGGCACACCCCCTGAGCGATGAGTTTGTCGACTTCTTTTTCCAGGGTGCGGATAAAGAGCCGCATCAGCACCGAGACTTCGTGGGCCGGCCGCCGCCAGTTTTCCGAACTGAAGGCAAACAGCGTGAGATACCGAACCCCCCGATGTCCGCAGGCCTCGACTGCGCGCCGCACGGCTTGTACGCCGCGCACATGACCTGCCGTGCGGGGCAAGTGACGTTTGGTGGCCCAGCGTCCGTTGCCATCCATGATGATGGCAACGTGGCAGGGAACCTGTCCGGTCTGGGGAATGCTCAGGGTTGAGCTGGTTTGGACCATGCGGTGCGAGATTGGAGGGACTGACGGTCAGACCGTCATGATCTCGGCTTCTTTTTGGGCGATGATCTTATCGATGTCCGCCACGTAGCGGTCTGTCAGCTTCTGAATTTCATCCTGGGCGCGACGATCATCGTCCTCGGAGATTTCCTTGTCCTTGAGCAGTTTTTTAAGCGTGTCATTGGCATCGCGGCGCAAGTTACGCACGGCGACCTTGGTGTCCTCGCCTTCGCCCCGCACGACTTTGGTCAGGTCGCGGCGGCGTTCTTCGGTGAGGGCTGGCATCGGCACCCGGATATTGTCACCCATGGCGATGGGGTTAAGACCCAGGTCGGATTCGCGGATGGCCTTGTCGACAGCGGCGGCCATGGTTTTTTCCCAGACCTGCACACTGAGGGTGCGGGCGTCCATGACAGAGACATTGGCGACCTGACTGATCGGTACGGGCGAACCATAGTATTCGACCTGGACATGGTCCAGAATTCCCGCATGGGCGCGGCCCGTGCGGATCTTGCCAAGACTGGTCTTCAGAGATTCGATGGACTTACCCATGCGCTCGTCGGTCGAGCTGCGTACATCGGAAAGAGACATGACGGTTTCCTATACCTGAACCAGAGTGCCCTCGTCGTCGCCGCAGACAACACGGCGCAGGGCACCAGGTTTATTGATCGAAAAGACCTTGATCGGGAGTTTCTGGTCGCGGCACAGCGCAAAGGCGGTGGCATCCATGACCTCGAGGCGACGGACGATCGCCTCGTCGAAACTGATACGTGAATAGCGTGTGGCGTTCGGGTCTTTGTTGGGGTCTGCGCTGTAGATGCCATCGACCTTGGTGGCCTTCAGGACGATTTCCGCCCCGATCTCGGCGCCGCGCAAAGCCGCTGCGGTATCCGTCGTGAAAAACGGATTGCCGGTACCCGCTGCAAACACCACGACCTTGCCTTCCTCGAGGTAGCGCAGGGCCTTGGGGCGAATGTAGCGTTCGACCACCTGATCAATGTTCAAGGCTGATTGCACTCGGGTATCAACACCATGATTTTTCAGCGCGTCTTGCAGGGCCAGAGCATTCATGACGGTGGCCAGCATGCCCATGTAATCGGCAGTGGCGCGGTCCATGCCCTGAGCGCCAGGTGCTACGCCACGAAAAATGTTGCCTCCGCCGATCACCACGGCCAGCTGCACCCCCAAAGACACAATGCCGTGGATTTCCTCGGTCATGCGTAGGATGGTTGCGCGGTTGATGCCGTAGGCATCCCCCCCCATCAGGGCCTCTCCGGATAATTTCAGGAGGACGCGCTTATAGGCTGGATTTGACATGCACCAGGTTCCTGGAAAGGCAATAAATATTAAAACGGCGGGCTTTGACGTGAAACGGCACCGCGCACACGGCGCGATGCCATCGTACCTGAATCAAAGAAAATCAGGAACCGCTGGCAGCAGCGGCGACTTCAGCAGCGAAGTCTTCTGATTTCTTTTCGATGCCCTCGCCCACCACGAACAAGACATAACGATTGATGCGGGCGCTTTTTTCCTTCAGCATCTGCTCGACCGACTGCTTGTCGTTCTTGACAAAGGGCTGGGACAGCAGCGTGACTTCCTTGAGGAATTTCTGCACCGCGCCATCCACCATCTTGGTGACGATTTCAGCGGGCTTGCCCGATTCTTCGGCCTTTTGTTCGGCCACGGAACGCTCGGCGGCGATCAGTGCGGGATCCACACCCCCCGCATCCAAGGCACGCGGCTTGGTGGCGGCGATGTGCATGGCCAAGTCTTTACCGACTTCGTCGGCGCCGGCAAAATCAACCAGCACGCCAATGCGACCACCGTGCACATAGCTGTTCAGGCCATCGACGGTCTCGAAACGCTGAAAACGGCGCACGGACATATTTTCACCGATTTTGCCAACCAGCGCGGCGCGCGTGCTCTCGACAGTGCCATCGCCCAGTGCGCAGGCGCTCAGGGCGGCGATGTCAGCCGGATTCTGTTCGGCAACCAAGCGGGCGAGTTCATTGACAAAGCCGATGAAGTCGTCGTTCTTGGCGACAAAGTCGGTTTCGCAGTTGACTTCGACGAGGGCACCGAGCTTGCCGTCAGCGGCAATATGCAGGCCGACCAGGCCTTCGGCCGTGACGCGGCTGGCTGCCTTCGAGGCCTTGCTGCCGAGCTTGACGCGCAGCAGTTCTTCGGCACGGGCCAGATCGCCATCCGATTCCGTCAAGGCTTTCTTGCATTCCATCATCGGCGCGTCGGTCTTTTCGCGCAGTTCTTTGACCATGGCAGCGGTAATTTGAGCCATTAGATTCTCCTGTTCGATCAATGCAGATACCGGCGCATGCCGGTATCGAACTACCAGCCCGCAAGGGCTGGCCTAGGCGGCATGAAAGAGGAATTAATCCTCTTGGTGGTCTTGTTCGACCTCAATGAATTCTTCGCCCTCGGCGAGTTCTTCGACCAGGCCATTGATGCTTTGTTCGCGGCCAGCCAGCACGGCATCCGCCATGCCGCGAGCGTACAGCGCGATGGCCTTGCTGGAGTCATCATTGCCAGGAATGACATAATCGATGCCTTCGGGCGAGTGGTTGGTATCCACCACGCCAATCACCGGAATACCCAGGGTATGGGCTTCAGCCACGGCAATCTTGTGGTAGCCGACGTCAATCACAAACAGCGCTTCGGGCAAGGTGTTCATGTCCTTGATGCCGCCGATGGATTTATTCAGCTTGGCGAGTTCACGTTCGAACATGAGGGTTTCTTTTTTGCTCATGTGCTCGGTGACGCCTTCAGCCTGCTGGGCTTCCATTTCCTTGAGGCGCTTGATGGAGGCTTTGACGGTCTTGAAGTTCGTCATCATGCCGCCCAGCCAACGGCTGTCGACATAAGGCATGCCGCAGCGCTGGGCTTCGACAGCGAGGATCTCGCGCGCGGAGCGTTTCGTGCCCACAAACAGCACATTGCCGCCGCGAGCCGCCACCTGGCGCACAAACTGGCTGGCTTCCAGGTATTTCTCGACTGTGCGCTCGAGGTTGACGATGTGAATTTTATTGCGTTGACCGAAAATGTATTCGGCCATTTTCGGGTTCCAGTAGCGGGTCTGGTGACCAAAGTGAACACCAGCTTCCAGCATTTCGCGCATGAGACTCATGTAGATTTCTCCAAAGGGTTGGGTCTTGTACAGGGCCAGCATCCGGGACTAACATTGAATGTGATTCAGTGGCGTCCGCAAACACCCATGGATGGCCCTGCACGCTATTTATAGCGAAGCCTATAATTCTACTATTCTTAATACATTTTCGGCAAGCTTCCTCATGATTCCTCTTATCACAGACCCTCAGGACCTCGATCAGATGCGTGCTGCCTGCCAGGCCGCCGCCAGCATTCTGGACTATCTGGAACCGCATGTGCGCCCCGGCATCACCACCGGGGAACTCGAGCGTCTGTGCATGGATTATCTGACCAACGAGCTGAAGGTCAAATCCGCCACGGTCGGCTATGCCCCTCCGGGCTACCCTCCCTACCCCGCCTCGATCTGCATTTCGGTCAATCATGTCATCTGCCATGGCATCCCCGGCAACAAGGTCCTGAAAAACGGCGATATCCTGAACATGGACATCACCATCATCAAGGATGGCTGGTTCGGCGATACCAGCCGCATGTATTACGTGGGCGAACCCACAATATTGGGCCGCCGCCTGGCCGAGACCACGTACGAATGCATGTGGCTGGGCATCGCCCAGGTGCGACCGGGGGCAACGCTGGGGGACATCGGCCACGCAATCCAGAAACATGCCGAAGCCGCTGGCTTTTCCGTGGTGCACGAATACTGCGGCCACGGCGTGGGTCAGCGTTTTCACCAAGACCCCCAGGTCCTGCATTATGGCAAACCCGGCACGGGGGTGCGCCTGCAGGCTGGCATGATCTTCACCATCGAGCCCATGATCAACGCCGGACGGCGCGAAATCCGTACCCTGGCGGACCAATGGACCGTGGTCACCCGCGACCACAGCCTGTCGGCCCAATGGGAGCACAGCATCCTGGTGACCGATGACGGCTACGAGGTTCTGACCGTCTCGCCCGGCATGCCGGCACCACCCGCCTTTATTCAGGCCTCAACGCCTGCATGACCTCTATGTCGCAGGACGGTGTTGCCGCCTTGCGCAGCCAGTTGCAGGCGCAGCGGGCCCAAGCAATCGCAGCCTATCGCCAGCATCTGCGCCCGGACACTCTCCTGAGCACCCTGCGGCGGATCGCCGATGGTGCCGTCCGTAGATTGCTATCCATCCACCCGGCTCCGGATGGGGCCTGCGTGGCGGCGGTCGGCGGCTATGGTCGCGGCGAACTCTACCCAGGGTCCGATCTGGATATCCTGATTCTGCTGGAGCACAGCCCGGATGCGCAAGACCGGGAACGCATCGAAGCGCTGCTGGCCGCCTTATGGGATATCGGCCTGGAACCTGGCCATAGCGTGCGCACACTGGCGCAATGTCGGCATGAATCCGCCGCCGACATCACCGTACAGACCGCCCTGCTGGAAGCCCGTTGGCTGGTGGGTGGCCGCGCCTTGTTTCAGCGCTTTCGCCAACAGATGCAGGCCGACCTGGACCCCTGCGAATTTTTTTTCTGGCCAAACGCACAGAAATGCAGCAGCGCCACGCCCGCCACCAGGACACCCCCTACGCGCTGGAACCCAACTGCAAGGAAGCCCCCGGCGGACTGCGCGACTTGCAGGTCCTGCTGTGGCTGGCCCGCGCCGCGGGCCTGGGCAGCACCTGGAAGGCTGTCGCCGCCACGGATTTGCTGACTCCGACCGAATTTCGCTCGCTGCGCCGCGCCGAACAAGCCTTCAGGCGCCTGCGCATCGAACTGCACCTGCTGTCGGGACGTCGCGAAGACCGGGTGCTATTCGATCTGCAGCCCCGTCTGGCACAGGTCTACGGCTTCAAGGACCAGACACACCGGCGCGCCAGCGAGCTGCTGATGCAACGCTACTACTGGGCGGCACGCGTCGTCTGCCAGGTCAACCGCCTGTTGATGCAAAGCCTGGAGGAACATATTTTCCCCCAGCCCCAAGCACCAGCCATCGATCTGGATGACGATTTTTATGCGCTGCGCGGGCATCTGACTCTGCGCCGCGCCGATGCCTTCG belongs to Castellaniella sp. and includes:
- the rpsB gene encoding 30S ribosomal protein S2, with amino-acid sequence MSLMREMLEAGVHFGHQTRYWNPKMAEYIFGQRNKIHIVNLERTVEKYLEASQFVRQVAARGGNVLFVGTKRSAREILAVEAQRCGMPYVDSRWLGGMMTNFKTVKASIKRLKEMEAQQAEGVTEHMSKKETLMFERELAKLNKSIGGIKDMNTLPEALFVIDVGYHKIAVAEAHTLGIPVIGVVDTNHSPEGIDYVIPGNDDSSKAIALYARGMADAVLAGREQSINGLVEELAEGEEFIEVEQDHQED
- the map gene encoding type I methionyl aminopeptidase; its protein translation is MPLITDPQDLDQMRAACQAAASILDYLEPHVRPGITTGELERLCMDYLTNELKVKSATVGYAPPGYPPYPASICISVNHVICHGIPGNKVLKNGDILNMDITIIKDGWFGDTSRMYYVGEPTILGRRLAETTYECMWLGIAQVRPGATLGDIGHAIQKHAEAAGFSVVHEYCGHGVGQRFHQDPQVLHYGKPGTGVRLQAGMIFTIEPMINAGRREIRTLADQWTVVTRDHSLSAQWEHSILVTDDGYEVLTVSPGMPAPPAFIQASTPA